One window of Chamaesiphon minutus PCC 6605 genomic DNA carries:
- a CDS encoding ExbD/TolR family protein — translation MRLLTDAEDRAPEVNIVPLMDVIFAILTFFVMTSLLLSRTEGLPVNLPGASSGKSQDQTKIVVTIDPQGAISLNRQPTDLATLTPKIEALGAKNEGALVVINADEKVGHGQVVAVMDRVRQIPGVKMGIATKRK, via the coding sequence ATGCGCTTACTAACTGATGCAGAAGACCGTGCCCCCGAAGTCAATATCGTGCCTCTGATGGATGTAATTTTCGCGATTTTAACCTTTTTTGTGATGACATCTTTACTCCTCAGCCGGACTGAAGGATTGCCAGTCAATCTCCCTGGTGCGAGTTCTGGCAAAAGTCAAGACCAAACTAAAATAGTCGTGACAATCGATCCACAAGGTGCGATCTCCCTCAACCGTCAACCGACAGATTTAGCCACCTTAACGCCCAAAATTGAGGCACTGGGGGCTAAAAATGAGGGGGCACTGGTAGTGATTAATGCGGATGAAAAAGTCGGTCACGGACAAGTAGTTGCAGTGATGGATCGAGTTCGTCAAATTCCAGGGGTGAAGATGGGAATTGCGACTAAAAGGAAGTAA
- a CDS encoding MotA/TolQ/ExbB proton channel family protein has product MDNLIKIFNAGGFVMYPLLLGSILVIALAIERLNFWIKIGRRQTPMIRTILDLYQNRSPLVFDKLERERDLPIARIFMAGIGLKDATPDEFRLALESESHAEIPILRRFISVFDAIIGLAPLLGLLGTVTGLIASFDSLKIGQSVGAGSNNVVGGISEALISTATGVIVAVIASLCANLFRALYQRQLSQIQESTGQLELIHRRNWQQPG; this is encoded by the coding sequence ATGGATAATTTAATTAAAATTTTTAATGCAGGTGGGTTTGTGATGTACCCACTACTATTAGGATCGATTTTAGTCATTGCGCTGGCGATCGAAAGACTAAATTTTTGGATTAAAATCGGGCGCAGACAAACACCGATGATTAGGACAATATTAGATTTATATCAGAACAGATCGCCGTTAGTCTTCGACAAACTCGAACGCGAACGCGATTTACCGATCGCCAGAATCTTTATGGCAGGAATTGGATTAAAAGATGCTACCCCTGACGAATTTCGGTTAGCATTAGAAAGTGAATCTCATGCCGAAATTCCGATTTTGCGGCGATTTATTAGTGTGTTTGATGCCATTATCGGGTTAGCTCCACTTTTAGGACTTTTAGGTACTGTTACGGGTTTAATTGCTTCATTTGATTCCCTGAAAATTGGTCAAAGCGTCGGTGCTGGCTCTAATAACGTCGTCGGTGGTATTTCTGAAGCATTAATTAGTACGGCAACAGGCGTAATCGTCGCAGTAATTGCGTCGCTATGTGCAAATTTATTTCGGGCATTATACCAACGGCAATTGTCTCAAATTCAAGAATCCACAGGTCAGTTAGAACTAATTCACCGTCGCAATTGGCAACAACCAGGCTAG
- a CDS encoding MORN repeat-containing protein, with product MNYLRILTTGAIGVAAAICQTHLAIAASITLPDGSKCEGEVSKGVLNGQATCQYASKDTYTGTFKDGKFSGTGKYTFAAGGSYQGAFKDGQIEGKGVRIYPDGDRYEGEFSKGEPNGIGNYIAAGGGGYQGEFKNGSPAGKGTFTFKNGDRCTGIVTNTQLNGAGTCEYKNGNSYQGNLANDKPDGKGTMTFADKSTYTGEFKAGQFAGTGTRKYKNGNVYTGTFVNGSPSGKGSLTLASGDNYTGDFAAGKFNGTGTYKFKNGDSYTGEFKDSKFAGTGIIVTEGNRCEGEFSNGELNGKATCKYKGGEQFTGEFKNGDREGKGVLTSANGSKIEGTWKAGKMQ from the coding sequence ATGAATTATTTGAGAATATTAACCACGGGTGCAATTGGAGTTGCAGCAGCAATTTGTCAAACCCATCTGGCGATCGCTGCTAGTATCACCTTACCCGATGGGAGTAAATGTGAGGGCGAAGTTAGCAAAGGAGTTTTAAACGGTCAGGCTACTTGCCAATATGCTAGTAAAGACACCTATACTGGCACATTTAAAGATGGTAAATTCTCTGGAACTGGTAAGTATACATTTGCCGCTGGCGGCAGTTATCAAGGCGCATTTAAAGACGGTCAAATTGAGGGTAAAGGAGTAAGAATCTATCCAGATGGCGATCGCTATGAAGGCGAATTTTCCAAAGGCGAACCCAATGGTATCGGGAATTATATTGCTGCTGGTGGTGGCGGTTATCAAGGCGAATTCAAAAATGGGTCTCCCGCAGGCAAAGGTACATTTACCTTTAAAAATGGCGATCGCTGTACCGGGATAGTTACGAATACTCAACTCAATGGGGCTGGTACTTGCGAATACAAAAATGGCAATAGCTATCAAGGTAATTTGGCGAATGATAAGCCAGATGGTAAAGGTACGATGACTTTTGCCGACAAGAGTACCTATACTGGCGAATTTAAAGCCGGACAATTTGCAGGTACAGGGACTCGGAAGTACAAAAATGGTAATGTTTATACTGGTACCTTTGTTAATGGTTCTCCCAGTGGCAAAGGATCATTAACTCTAGCCAGTGGCGATAATTATACCGGTGATTTCGCGGCGGGAAAATTTAATGGTACTGGTACCTATAAATTCAAAAATGGCGATAGTTATACCGGAGAATTTAAAGATAGCAAATTTGCAGGTACAGGTATAATTGTCACGGAGGGAAATCGTTGTGAAGGAGAATTTAGTAATGGCGAACTAAATGGTAAAGCTACCTGTAAATATAAAGGCGGCGAACAATTTACTGGCGAATTTAAAAATGGCGATCGAGAAGGCAAAGGAGTATTAACTTCTGCCAACGGTAGTAAAATAGAAGGAACTTGGAAAGCAGGGAAAATGCAATAA
- a CDS encoding energy transducer TonB family protein, with the protein MEQLSFSATSRQNADKNLLNILLAGVGGSLVFHIVAIAGVAQWWKPVAAIDEPMEITMVDTDTEKPPAKPTPQPKVAPIVKTPAKVEPKPEVAKPVPIVKVPATLEPKPAPAKPVPIVKTASALNNFVKRVPTKTASKPAPKSVEPPLKAVTPPAFPDKLFKPEQPPATTPVTPKPKVAKSPTFTTPQPKQPKIATEPQPETPVSETRSRLATDSPNRKLATRSTDTPTPNQEQDFGQVTPSKVNAPTEEITPSNNNQSGLAGTPTNSSKLASKLAANNPSSPTEDNFGEVAPSKIKTPTTDDFAGSNNNQSGLAGKPTSGKKLGTRLAGNTPSPNTASDDNFGNIAPSKVNAPTNNDFARANNNQSGLAGKPTSGGKLGTRLAGNTSSPNNANNGAPSGVAQGNSWRATRAEPGAGLKPNSGNGSGDAGGKAFGLQCINRCEISGLTDLEDRDGGKDKLRIKIAIDPQGNVTSASIVKSSGNSTIDRVTIDGVKQMQFSPPGKVLERVVKANILL; encoded by the coding sequence ATGGAACAATTGAGTTTCAGTGCTACATCCAGACAGAATGCCGACAAAAATCTGCTAAATATCTTACTGGCTGGGGTAGGTGGCTCGCTAGTGTTCCACATTGTGGCGATCGCGGGAGTCGCTCAGTGGTGGAAACCTGTCGCCGCGATCGACGAGCCGATGGAAATTACGATGGTGGATACCGATACTGAAAAACCACCAGCAAAGCCCACACCACAGCCAAAAGTAGCTCCGATCGTCAAGACTCCCGCTAAGGTAGAGCCAAAACCAGAGGTGGCAAAACCAGTCCCAATCGTCAAGGTACCTGCGACACTAGAGCCAAAACCAGCTCCAGCCAAGCCAGTCCCGATCGTCAAGACAGCATCAGCACTCAATAATTTCGTCAAACGAGTCCCCACCAAAACTGCCAGTAAACCTGCACCCAAGTCTGTCGAACCACCGTTAAAAGCGGTAACTCCACCAGCATTTCCGGACAAACTATTCAAGCCAGAGCAACCACCAGCGACAACGCCAGTAACACCCAAACCAAAAGTAGCAAAATCGCCTACTTTTACGACTCCCCAACCAAAACAGCCGAAAATAGCCACAGAGCCTCAACCAGAAACGCCCGTCAGTGAAACTCGATCGAGGTTAGCAACTGACTCACCCAATCGCAAGCTGGCTACTCGATCGACAGATACACCGACACCGAATCAGGAGCAAGATTTTGGGCAGGTGACACCGAGCAAAGTTAATGCGCCGACTGAAGAAATTACCCCCAGCAATAACAACCAGTCGGGCTTGGCTGGCACACCCACTAATAGCAGTAAATTAGCTAGTAAATTGGCGGCAAATAATCCTAGCTCTCCCACCGAAGACAACTTTGGTGAAGTTGCACCGAGCAAAATTAAAACACCCACCACCGATGACTTTGCAGGTTCTAATAACAACCAGTCAGGATTGGCAGGTAAACCTACTAGCGGCAAAAAGCTAGGCACTAGACTCGCTGGGAATACTCCTAGTCCTAATACTGCCAGTGATGATAACTTTGGTAACATCGCACCTAGCAAAGTTAATGCCCCCACCAATAACGATTTTGCCAGGGCAAATAACAACCAGTCAGGATTGGCAGGTAAACCTACTAGCGGCGGAAAACTAGGCACTAGACTAGCTGGGAATACTTCTAGTCCTAATAATGCTAATAATGGTGCGCCTAGCGGCGTGGCTCAAGGCAATAGTTGGCGTGCTACTAGAGCAGAACCAGGTGCTGGCTTAAAACCTAATTCTGGCAATGGCAGCGGCGATGCTGGTGGAAAAGCATTTGGACTGCAATGTATTAACAGATGCGAAATTAGCGGATTGACAGATTTAGAAGATCGCGATGGGGGCAAAGATAAATTACGAATTAAGATCGCCATCGATCCCCAAGGCAATGTCACCAGTGCGAGTATCGTCAAATCTAGTGGCAATTCAACGATCGATCGAGTCACGATCGATGGAGTCAAACAAATGCAATTTAGCCCTCCAGGGAAGGTATTAGAACGAGTCGTCAAGGCAAATATTTTACTATGA
- a CDS encoding (2Fe-2S) ferredoxin domain-containing protein: protein MTNEICFQLEGEFLGVWAIDGYKLKYLRLRTADRDVIIKVPKQLRMDLVYKLAIGDRLRCEGSQKDGKFKASTIEKVERVASCAAQCSAGEDLPTIAAPVTEPKVKILICQKSHCHNNGGKEIYSALAEQLNSHDLNDSVTLKSTGCLKCCKQAPNLVVLPVGKTSLAAASELENRWQSRSYGESSYRNVRISQIPAIISQVTSYLSIEPN, encoded by the coding sequence ATGACTAATGAAATTTGTTTTCAGTTAGAAGGTGAATTTTTAGGAGTTTGGGCGATCGATGGTTACAAGCTCAAATATCTGCGCCTCAGAACCGCCGATCGAGATGTCATCATCAAGGTGCCCAAGCAGCTCAGAATGGATCTGGTGTATAAATTAGCCATTGGCGATCGCCTCCGCTGTGAAGGCAGCCAAAAAGATGGGAAATTTAAGGCATCTACAATTGAAAAAGTAGAGCGCGTAGCGTCTTGTGCCGCTCAATGCTCCGCAGGAGAGGATCTGCCGACGATCGCAGCTCCTGTCACCGAGCCAAAAGTTAAGATCCTCATTTGTCAAAAGTCCCATTGTCACAACAATGGTGGCAAAGAAATATACTCGGCTTTGGCAGAACAATTAAATAGCCATGACTTAAATGACAGTGTGACTTTAAAATCCACTGGCTGTCTTAAATGCTGCAAGCAAGCTCCTAATTTAGTAGTTTTACCTGTAGGCAAAACCTCTTTAGCAGCAGCCTCCGAGCTGGAAAATCGTTGGCAAAGCCGCTCCTATGGAGAATCTAGCTATCGGAATGTGAGAATTTCTCAAATTCCAGCAATTATTTCTCAAGTTACTTCGTACCTTTCGATCGAGCCAAACTGA
- a CDS encoding Asr1405/Asl0597 family protein produces the protein MKKVNYSDWIATIDTAWGDRWQIYHRLQELEISCNCSTGKPLTVSVETPTAAIQVWNVARQPSLDRCQLVDWLDRCLILQAARHGSELLYD, from the coding sequence ATGAAAAAAGTAAATTACTCAGACTGGATCGCCACCATTGATACAGCCTGGGGCGATCGCTGGCAGATCTATCATCGTCTTCAAGAGTTAGAAATTTCTTGTAACTGTTCCACAGGTAAGCCTTTGACAGTATCTGTAGAAACGCCTACAGCGGCTATTCAAGTGTGGAACGTGGCACGACAACCATCACTCGATCGCTGCCAACTGGTGGATTGGTTGGATCGCTGTTTGATTTTACAAGCCGCTCGTCATGGCAGTGAGCTACTTTATGACTAA
- a CDS encoding Dps family protein → MTTTQSLMRGFGEVGANVVGLDLTVTEPVCEGLNVALASFQALYLQYQKHHFVVEGAEFYSLHEFFEDSYGQLKSHAHDVAERLDGLGGVPAASFTKLAELCCFTSEADGAFNCRIMLENDLVAEQAIIALLRSQASQAESLGDRATRYLYEQILLKTEERAYHIGHFLAPDTLVRSLN, encoded by the coding sequence ATGACAACAACACAGAGCTTAATGCGTGGATTTGGTGAAGTAGGAGCTAATGTCGTGGGCTTAGATCTCACGGTAACTGAACCAGTCTGTGAGGGCTTAAACGTCGCTTTGGCAAGTTTTCAGGCTTTGTATTTGCAATATCAAAAACATCACTTTGTTGTAGAAGGCGCAGAATTTTACTCGCTGCACGAGTTTTTTGAAGATAGCTATGGGCAACTCAAAAGTCACGCTCATGACGTTGCCGAACGTTTAGACGGCTTAGGCGGAGTTCCGGCGGCGAGTTTTACTAAGCTGGCGGAACTTTGCTGTTTCACCTCTGAAGCTGATGGTGCGTTTAACTGTCGGATAATGTTAGAAAATGACTTGGTTGCCGAACAAGCAATTATCGCACTGCTCCGCAGTCAAGCCAGTCAAGCTGAAAGTTTGGGAGATCGGGCAACGCGGTATCTATACGAACAAATTCTGCTCAAAACTGAAGAAAGAGCTTATCATATCGGTCACTTTTTGGCTCCCGATACCTTGGTAAGATCTCTAAATTAA
- a CDS encoding ABC transporter substrate-binding protein encodes MNTIVSKITSLSVYGMGGLLILSSLLWLTGCQNTSNRSSIKEVKATVATAIPTPATTVPPPQLITKVNNARRVVALTSLSADITNRLSPTRLVGITGSTLLEKNPAFSKLPRVAEGRTPPNLEKIVALKPDLVIGAAGMHDGVLAQLQNSGIPTLATKVDRWEALSELTKTLASSLQADSAPLLKSYQGYFKPKPTKTASTLILASDQPLLAPNSKSWAGDLLTQFGVKNVIADLQGKSQFAGYLTLSPEKVVTIDPDVIILINAPGTDIAKVKANPLFKNLKATKNNRVYVFDYYGLVNPGSVTAIDRATKQLRQIYR; translated from the coding sequence ATGAATACGATCGTGTCAAAAATAACTTCCTTATCTGTCTATGGAATGGGTGGACTGCTAATTTTAAGCAGCTTATTGTGGCTGACTGGTTGCCAAAATACCTCAAATCGCTCGTCGATAAAAGAGGTTAAAGCCACTGTTGCCACTGCAATTCCTACTCCCGCAACCACAGTTCCACCGCCGCAGCTCATTACCAAAGTCAATAACGCTCGACGAGTAGTCGCACTTACCTCTTTGAGTGCTGATATTACCAATCGCCTGAGTCCGACTAGACTAGTGGGGATTACGGGTAGTACGTTGCTCGAAAAAAATCCGGCTTTTAGTAAATTACCCCGCGTCGCGGAAGGACGCACCCCACCCAATCTCGAAAAAATCGTCGCCCTCAAACCAGATTTAGTCATTGGTGCCGCTGGAATGCACGATGGCGTTTTAGCACAACTCCAAAATAGTGGCATTCCCACCTTAGCAACTAAAGTCGATCGCTGGGAAGCTCTATCAGAGTTAACGAAAACATTAGCTAGCTCTTTGCAAGCCGACTCTGCACCACTACTAAAATCTTATCAAGGTTATTTTAAACCAAAACCGACTAAAACAGCCTCTACATTGATTTTAGCTAGCGACCAGCCGCTACTCGCCCCAAATAGTAAAAGTTGGGCGGGAGACTTATTAACTCAATTTGGGGTAAAAAATGTCATTGCCGATCTTCAGGGAAAAAGTCAATTTGCAGGTTATTTAACCCTTTCGCCAGAAAAAGTAGTCACGATCGATCCTGATGTGATTATTTTAATTAATGCGCCTGGTACCGATATTGCTAAGGTGAAAGCCAATCCACTTTTTAAAAACCTCAAAGCTACTAAAAATAATCGGGTGTACGTATTTGATTATTACGGATTAGTCAATCCTGGTAGTGTTACCGCGATCGATCGCGCCACCAAACAATTACGTCAAATCTATCGCTAA
- a CDS encoding TonB-dependent hemoglobin/transferrin/lactoferrin family receptor, whose product MKRYLLLGNSLWLLFGVPSGLSQTAIQPQLLPQLVSQVNIPNATVEPQADTELEITVIGTRTRRALKDSPSTVSVQDRQDLDRNFVRNLGDTIRYEPGVSVDNRPARAGNGSVNIRGIEGNRVLMLVDGIRLPDILGMTNTNRNLVDFDCIKRIEILRGSASSLYGSDALGGVVAYTTKDPEDYLQGRNISQQVKATYIGASRNLSQNIVLADKRGDISTSICYTRQDGRETSNLGNIAANPQTVTGNNLVGKVAYQLNPQNQLILTGELFDRRTLTTVNSSLGALPGAPGQTVNRTSQTADDNNTRGRVSLGYVYSNPTGSGVQKIRSNIYYQNANTTEESTELRTVSSAAGTSLRRRTPFNTFRQGIVGGDIQLETNLGGNDIRQKLVYGIEVNVTDTIRSRDNTEFNLTTATQTKNVGGEAFPNRTFPPTKTTRLGIYLQDEIELANGRLSIIPSVRYDYYNLNPNSNDADFRRVGVLSGRVDEVRELTASAISPKIGVVYKLSPETSITAQYARGFRSPPYDDAAISFTNFAQQYTAIPNANLKPETGDGFEIGLKTNGVSFKGSVVGFYNRYDNFIDTVQIGTASIGGQTLNQFQAQNIKGAEISGVEARGEYKFSPQPGGFSLLASAALIKGTNLETNQPLDSIDPFKAVLGLRYRSSDERWGTELVTTLVSAKDRNTTPTGFKTPGYTNFDLLSYYNFSPDTTLNLGLFNIFNTKYYQASDVRGVAANSSILDLYTQPGFSVAASLGIRF is encoded by the coding sequence ATGAAACGTTATTTACTCCTTGGCAATAGCCTCTGGCTATTATTTGGCGTGCCAAGCGGTTTGAGCCAGACAGCCATTCAGCCTCAGTTGTTACCCCAACTAGTCTCGCAAGTCAATATCCCCAACGCCACCGTCGAGCCACAAGCAGACACAGAACTAGAAATCACCGTCATCGGCACTCGTACCCGCCGCGCGCTCAAGGATTCCCCCAGTACGGTATCGGTACAGGATCGGCAAGATTTGGATCGAAATTTCGTTCGCAATTTGGGCGATACAATCCGGTACGAGCCAGGAGTATCGGTAGATAATCGTCCGGCTAGAGCTGGCAATGGCAGCGTGAATATTCGGGGGATTGAGGGCAATCGGGTATTGATGTTAGTCGATGGGATTAGATTGCCAGATATTCTGGGGATGACGAATACCAATCGCAATTTAGTCGATTTTGACTGTATCAAACGAATCGAAATTTTACGCGGTTCGGCATCGAGTTTGTATGGCAGCGATGCGCTCGGCGGTGTGGTAGCTTATACCACCAAAGATCCTGAAGATTATTTGCAGGGCAGAAATATTAGCCAGCAGGTAAAGGCGACATATATCGGCGCGAGTCGCAACCTGAGTCAAAATATCGTCCTCGCCGATAAACGCGGCGATATTAGCACATCTATTTGTTATACCCGCCAAGATGGACGCGAGACGAGCAATCTGGGCAATATTGCGGCAAATCCTCAAACTGTGACGGGTAATAATCTGGTGGGGAAGGTTGCTTATCAACTCAATCCCCAAAATCAGCTCATTTTGACAGGCGAATTATTCGACAGGCGGACGTTGACAACGGTTAATAGTAGCCTGGGAGCTTTACCGGGTGCGCCGGGGCAAACAGTCAACCGCACGAGTCAGACGGCTGACGATAATAACACTCGCGGGCGCGTGAGTTTGGGCTATGTATATAGTAATCCGACTGGGAGCGGCGTTCAGAAGATTAGATCGAATATCTATTATCAAAATGCCAATACTACCGAAGAGTCTACCGAATTGCGGACGGTTAGTAGTGCCGCCGGAACTTCACTGCGGCGACGCACGCCATTTAATACCTTCCGTCAGGGCATTGTGGGTGGAGATATTCAGTTAGAAACTAATCTCGGTGGTAACGATATTCGTCAAAAGTTGGTGTATGGAATAGAAGTAAATGTCACAGATACGATTAGATCCCGCGACAATACTGAATTTAACCTCACTACAGCTACCCAAACCAAAAATGTCGGCGGCGAAGCCTTTCCAAATCGGACTTTCCCACCAACTAAGACTACCCGCTTGGGGATCTATCTCCAAGATGAAATCGAGTTAGCTAACGGTCGATTGAGTATCATTCCTTCTGTTCGTTATGATTATTACAACCTCAATCCCAACTCGAACGATGCTGATTTTCGGCGGGTTGGCGTTCTGAGTGGGCGTGTCGATGAGGTTAGAGAGTTAACGGCTTCGGCGATTTCTCCAAAAATTGGTGTTGTCTATAAACTCAGTCCTGAAACATCAATTACCGCTCAATATGCGCGAGGATTTCGGAGTCCACCTTATGATGATGCGGCAATTTCATTCACTAACTTTGCTCAACAATATACTGCGATTCCTAATGCCAATCTCAAACCAGAAACTGGGGACGGATTTGAAATTGGTTTGAAGACAAATGGGGTCAGTTTCAAAGGTAGTGTGGTTGGCTTTTATAATCGTTACGATAATTTTATCGATACCGTGCAAATTGGGACTGCATCGATTGGCGGACAAACCCTCAATCAGTTTCAAGCTCAAAATATTAAAGGGGCGGAAATTTCTGGAGTAGAAGCCAGAGGAGAGTATAAATTTAGTCCCCAACCAGGCGGATTTAGTTTACTGGCGAGTGCGGCTTTAATTAAAGGAACTAATCTCGAAACCAATCAGCCATTAGACTCGATCGATCCATTTAAAGCCGTGTTAGGATTGCGCTATCGATCGAGCGACGAGCGATGGGGGACTGAATTAGTGACGACGCTAGTTAGTGCTAAAGATCGCAATACTACGCCCACCGGATTCAAAACACCTGGCTATACCAATTTCGACCTATTAAGCTATTATAACTTTTCACCCGATACCACCCTCAATCTTGGGCTATTTAATATTTTCAATACTAAATATTATCAAGCATCCGACGTGCGCGGGGTAGCGGCAAATAGTTCGATCTTAGATTTGTATACTCAGCCAGGGTTTAGCGTTGCAGCTAGTTTGGGAATTAGATTTTGA
- a CDS encoding ABC transporter ATP-binding protein encodes MNQSLLIAENLTGGYQTKSIIHQLNLQLDRGEWLSLLGGNGSGKSTLLKLLSRLLSPQQGIVWLDGKAIHTEAPNIVAQKMALLPQQQTVPSGLTVRQLVSLGRTPHQPWYQWELSGVDRAQVDRAMILTQVVEFSDRSVEDLSGGERQRAFLALALAQNPKVLLLDEPTTYLDLRYQLELLTLLKDLQQQQELTIVTVLHELNLAIRYSDRLAMLKDGSLIAVGTPAMVITPETIAEVFGVDVAIIDTPVGLQICPLAGIQ; translated from the coding sequence ATGAATCAATCTCTATTAATTGCCGAAAATTTGACTGGTGGGTATCAAACAAAATCGATTATTCATCAATTAAATTTGCAACTCGATCGCGGTGAATGGTTGAGTTTATTGGGTGGTAATGGATCTGGTAAATCTACCCTACTCAAACTCCTCAGTCGTTTACTCTCACCCCAACAAGGGATTGTCTGGCTCGATGGTAAGGCAATTCATACCGAAGCCCCGAATATTGTCGCCCAGAAGATGGCTCTATTGCCCCAGCAACAAACGGTACCGAGTGGCTTAACCGTCAGGCAATTAGTTAGTTTGGGGCGAACTCCGCATCAACCTTGGTATCAGTGGGAATTGAGTGGAGTAGATCGAGCGCAAGTCGATCGAGCCATGATATTAACACAGGTAGTGGAGTTTTCGGATCGATCGGTTGAAGATCTCTCTGGTGGCGAACGTCAACGGGCATTTCTGGCTTTAGCTCTGGCTCAAAACCCCAAAGTGTTATTACTCGACGAACCCACTACTTATTTAGATCTGCGCTATCAGTTAGAATTGTTGACGCTCCTCAAAGACTTGCAACAGCAACAAGAATTAACGATCGTTACCGTCCTCCACGAACTGAACCTCGCAATTCGATATAGCGACAGGTTGGCGATGCTTAAAGATGGCTCTCTCATCGCCGTGGGCACTCCTGCAATGGTAATTACCCCCGAAACGATCGCGGAGGTATTTGGGGTAGATGTGGCGATTATCGATACTCCCGTAGGTTTGCAGATTTGTCCGTTAGCCGGAATTCAGTAG
- a CDS encoding FecCD family ABC transporter permease translates to MSKLIHVPPRSSRQKLDAKPAITLGLSIVLIIGMLFSLCQGSVPLTLHEVWQALGDRGLAQNQTIIWDLRLPRILAATIVGAALGMSGGLLQGMLRNSLADPFVLGISAGAGLVAIACITFSVASVYLPLGAWLGAMGTAAIVYILGYRAGTITAERLVLAGIAVSSLFGAMQTMMLLLNDESRLQSALNWLVGSLNGRGWWIVQVASPYVVVGLLAGCLLGRSINLLSLGDELAMSLGVSLVRTRLAIGLVASLLAGSAVSVAGLIGFIGLIVPHGIRMLVGNDYRWLLPLSAIGGALVLTLADLLARMGSVELPVGVVTALCGSPVFIWLLYQRQASRL, encoded by the coding sequence ATGTCAAAGCTAATTCACGTACCACCGCGATCGAGTCGTCAAAAGCTCGATGCTAAACCCGCAATTACCCTCGGATTATCGATAGTACTAATTATCGGAATGCTATTCTCACTCTGTCAAGGCTCTGTACCTTTGACCCTACATGAAGTCTGGCAAGCTTTAGGCGATCGAGGTTTAGCTCAGAATCAGACAATTATCTGGGATTTGCGATTACCGCGTATTTTAGCAGCAACGATCGTCGGAGCCGCTTTAGGGATGTCGGGCGGTTTATTACAAGGGATGCTCCGCAATAGTTTAGCCGATCCGTTCGTGCTGGGGATTTCGGCAGGTGCGGGGTTAGTGGCGATCGCCTGTATTACCTTCTCGGTTGCCTCGGTGTATCTACCTTTAGGCGCATGGTTGGGGGCGATGGGGACAGCCGCGATCGTTTATATTTTAGGCTATCGGGCGGGGACGATTACCGCCGAGCGGTTGGTACTCGCGGGGATTGCCGTTAGTTCGCTATTTGGGGCGATGCAGACGATGATGCTGCTCTTAAACGATGAAAGTCGGCTCCAGTCGGCGTTAAATTGGTTGGTAGGCAGTCTGAATGGGCGCGGTTGGTGGATCGTTCAAGTGGCGAGTCCTTACGTGGTGGTAGGCTTATTAGCGGGGTGTTTATTAGGTCGATCGATTAATCTCCTCAGTCTGGGGGATGAGTTGGCGATGAGTTTGGGTGTATCTTTGGTACGCACTCGACTCGCGATCGGACTGGTAGCTAGTTTACTCGCGGGGAGCGCGGTAAGTGTGGCGGGTTTGATTGGGTTTATCGGGTTAATTGTTCCCCACGGGATTCGGATGTTGGTTGGTAACGATTATCGCTGGTTATTACCACTATCGGCGATCGGTGGGGCGTTGGTACTGACGTTGGCAGATCTGTTGGCGCGGATGGGATCGGTTGAGTTGCCTGTCGGCGTGGTGACGGCTCTATGCGGTTCGCCAGTATTTATTTGGTTATTATATCAACGTCAAGCTAGTCGGCTTTGA